One window of the Magnolia sinica isolate HGM2019 chromosome 19, MsV1, whole genome shotgun sequence genome contains the following:
- the LOC131235357 gene encoding uncharacterized protein LOC131235357, producing MRDFVSCFSEHAIQVSDTSCFTDHAIKVSDTSCFTEHAIKVSDTSCSGSSTQSPSVHKTICSLYRSTLSTQKHLLITVTWCKNLMGNNFSITVATNDHPPALAHKTIDPNSQPIWKKKGTRSFESDDTKIDIFWDLSSARYEMGPEPINGFYVAVTADSELGLLLGDTDPEQATKKFIFNTQIAHFTMVARKDYVFGKCYYETKARFFDCGPDHDISIKCRGENGLLKDPELFVAIDQKKVVHVKRLQWKFRGNQTIFIDGSPVDMMWDVHGWFINPLSGIAVFMFRKRSGLESRLWLEEKLQLKEESVGFSLLIYACRSP from the coding sequence ATGCGAGACTTCGTTTCTTGCTTCAGCGAGCATGCCATCCAAGTCTCGGATACGTCTTGCTTCACCGATCACGCCATCAAAGTCTCGGATACGTCTTGCTTCACCGAGCATGCCATCAAAGTCTCCGACACGTCCTGCTCAGGCTCCTCAACCCAATCACCCTCAGTCCACAAAACCATCTGCTCCCTCTACAGATCCACTCTCTCCACCCAAAAACACCTCCTCATAACAGTCACCTGGTGCAAGAACCTCATGGGCAACAACTTCAGCATAACCGTAGCTACCAACGACCACCCTCCTGCACTCGCCCACAAGACGATTGACCCTAATTCCCAGCCTATCTGGAAGAAAAAGGGCACAAGGTCATTTGAATCCGATGATACCAAGATCGACATCTTCTGGGATCTTTCCTCCGCTCGATATGAGATGGGCCCAGAACCGATTAACGGGTTTTACGTCGCCGTCACAGCTGACTCCGAGTTGGGGCTCTTACTTGGCGATACAGACCCAGAACAAGCCACCAAGAAGTTCATCTTCAACACCCAGATTGCTCATTTCACTATGGTTGCTCGCAAAGATTACGTGTTCGGCAAGTGCTACTACGAAACTAAGGCCCGGTTCTTTGACTGTGGGCCAGATCATGACATTTCAATTAAATGCAGGGGGGAGAATGGGTTACTGAAAGATCCAGAGCTGTTTGTGGCCATTGATCAGAAGAAGGTCGTCCATGTGAAGAGATTGCAATGGAAGTTTCGTGGGAATCAGACAATTTTTATCGACGGTTCGCCAGTAGACATGATGTGGGATGTTCATGGGTGGTTCATCAATCCGTTATCTGGGATTGCTGTTTTCATGTTCAGAAAGAGGAGTGGTTTGGAAAGTAGGCTTTGGTTGGAGGAGAAATTGCAGCTGAAAGAGGAAAGTGTTGGTTTTTCTCTTTTGATCTATGCCTGTAGAAGCCCATGA